A single genomic interval of Juglans regia cultivar Chandler chromosome 1, Walnut 2.0, whole genome shotgun sequence harbors:
- the LOC109021997 gene encoding uncharacterized protein LOC109021997 translates to MAPSTAWSVSHLYASSVLLRHHNHHALRPCRILVKQIYLFLSLSTQTPKSTMLKWSTAHPVPSVAASKASLELDHIQGKRGIWFCGAYQGYGFHEDGLKAGMAAAHSMLGKSCALLSDAK, encoded by the exons ATGGCTCCGAGCACTGCCTGGTCTGTCTCTCATCTCTATGCCTCCTCGGTCCTGCTCCGCCACCACAACCACCATGCTCTTCGTCCTTGTCG AATATTGGTGAAACAGATCTACCTTTTCTTGTCACTCTCAACCCAGACACCAAAAAGTACCATGCTTAAGTGGTCAACTGCTCATCCAGTCCCATCAGTTGCTGCATCAAAAGCTTCGCTTGAGCTTGATCATATCCAAGGGAAGAGAGGAATTTGGTTTTGTGGGGCATACCAAG GTTATGGTTTCCATGAGGATGGATTAAAG GCTGGCATGGCTGCTGCCCATAGTATGCTTGGAAAAAGTTGTGCTCTTTTGAGCGACGCAAAGTGA